A single region of the Chloroflexota bacterium genome encodes:
- a CDS encoding aldo/keto reductase, producing the protein METRPFGKTGAQLPILSLGCQRLVDEEGCTEEQAVAILNTALARGMRYFDTAWIYSDGQSEERVGLVAKHRRKEMWIATKTWDTTRDGARRQLEESLKRLQTDYVDEWRLHNVSRFERLDAMTAKGGALEAAIQAREEGLARFISISGHGNPQVLIEALRRFPFDTVLVAVSVLDHFIYSFAEEFLPVAQQQGVGVVGMKVFGYKVLAHVAERALRYALALPLTTVIVGCSKMSELEADLAVAERFVPLSGAERLQLYRDVLPLVKPQNMPWKAEDWDNPVEWKKRVEPAGLPH; encoded by the coding sequence ATGGAGACACGACCCTTTGGCAAAACAGGAGCGCAATTGCCCATTCTGAGCCTGGGCTGTCAGCGCTTGGTGGACGAGGAAGGCTGCACCGAGGAGCAAGCCGTGGCCATCCTGAACACAGCGCTTGCCCGAGGCATGCGCTACTTCGACACGGCGTGGATTTACTCGGATGGACAGAGCGAAGAGCGCGTGGGCTTGGTGGCAAAGCATCGGCGCAAGGAGATGTGGATTGCGACCAAGACCTGGGATACCACTCGGGATGGCGCGCGACGCCAACTGGAAGAGAGCCTGAAACGGCTGCAGACGGATTACGTGGACGAGTGGCGCTTGCACAATGTGTCGCGTTTCGAACGGCTCGATGCCATGACCGCCAAAGGCGGTGCATTGGAGGCAGCCATCCAAGCGCGGGAAGAAGGGCTGGCGCGCTTCATCAGCATCTCTGGCCATGGCAACCCGCAGGTGCTCATCGAGGCACTGCGCCGTTTCCCCTTCGACACGGTGCTGGTGGCCGTGTCCGTGCTGGATCACTTCATCTACAGCTTCGCGGAGGAATTCTTACCTGTAGCACAGCAGCAGGGCGTGGGCGTGGTCGGGATGAAGGTATTCGGCTACAAAGTGTTGGCGCATGTAGCGGAACGTGCCCTGCGCTACGCCCTGGCGCTGCCGCTGACTACGGTGATCGTGGGCTGCTCGAAGATGTCCGAACTCGAGGCAGACCTGGCGGTGGCGGAGAGATTTGTCCCGCTGAGTGGTGCCGAGCGCTTACAGCTTTACCGCGACGTGCTGCCCTTGGTCAAGCCGCAGAACATGCCATGGAAGGCAGAGGATTGGGACAATCCAGTGGAATGGAAAAAGCGCGTCGAACCAGCGGGACTGCCACACTGA
- a CDS encoding glutaredoxin family protein, translated as MDIKHVDGENKGQVFLYALSTCGWCKKTKAFLSELGVAYSYVDVDLEQGAEREKVLSEVRRWNPSTSFPTTVINDAICVVGFQPDKLKEALGL; from the coding sequence ATGGATATCAAACACGTGGACGGAGAGAACAAAGGACAGGTATTCCTCTATGCCTTGAGCACCTGTGGCTGGTGCAAGAAGACCAAGGCTTTTCTGAGCGAATTAGGAGTGGCGTACAGTTATGTAGATGTGGACTTGGAGCAGGGCGCCGAGCGGGAGAAAGTGCTGTCAGAGGTGCGCCGCTGGAATCCGAGCACTTCGTTTCCCACGACCGTCATCAATGACGCTATCTGCGTGGTCGGCTTCCAGCCGGACAAACTCAAGGAGGCATTGGGGCTGTGA
- a CDS encoding ferredoxin:glutaredoxin reductase, with translation MTERYKKLKREAEAGGYHLNPDIEFTRELVEGLLINEARYGYPSCPCRIASGVKEEDLDIICPCDYRDPDLNEYGACYCALYVSQAVLKGEQQVRSIPERRPPPEERKKRTQHPAGIPSALPYPVWRCKVCGYLCARDEPPEICPICKAKKERFERFL, from the coding sequence ATCACGGAACGGTACAAGAAACTGAAGCGCGAGGCGGAAGCAGGAGGCTATCACCTTAATCCGGATATTGAGTTCACCAGGGAATTGGTGGAGGGGCTGCTCATCAACGAAGCGCGTTATGGATACCCTTCGTGTCCGTGCCGCATCGCCTCCGGGGTCAAGGAAGAGGACCTGGACATCATCTGCCCTTGTGACTACCGTGATCCGGATCTGAATGAGTACGGTGCTTGCTATTGCGCGCTTTACGTGTCCCAGGCGGTGCTGAAGGGCGAACAGCAGGTGCGCTCCATTCCCGAACGCCGTCCTCCGCCAGAAGAGAGGAAGAAGCGAACGCAGCACCCGGCGGGCATTCCTTCTGCCCTGCCTTACCCGGTATGGCGGTGCAAGGTCTGCGGCTATCTCTGTGCACGCGATGAGCCGCCTGAGATATGCCCCATCTGCAAGGCAAAGAAAGAACGATTCGAGAGGTTTCTGTAA